One Purpureocillium takamizusanense chromosome 12, complete sequence DNA window includes the following coding sequences:
- a CDS encoding uncharacterized protein (EggNog:ENOG503PD3S) gives MGKLYYFQTPTFDINPESEAAPKLGSIFATLETLTAPLNQFEHVRPPTSLVNESSSADFEETAGSSLRVTVTYGAGRGSGDPIYAFASDKKNVYSCKLLETVEFSPTAEFVTECIRSSQQVQRFLESAFVGRKRVYMVTGLKIAAGFSTSSTGETQHNPKQKINVGATPTGVPTLLGGPELDIAMSPGRTLAHGLTANKIVVAYRVIRVKVKWDGEAQYKCMSGGKYRTDSSDEDSDDDDKSGGKKDQWDLEPLDEGDIAREFPDAVKIDVEESTNVEANV, from the coding sequence ATGGGGAAGCTCTACTACTTCCAAACTCCCACCTTCGACATCAACCCCgagagcgaggcggcgcccaagcTGGGGAGCATCTTCGCGACGCTTGAGACGCTCACGGCGCCGCTTAACCAATTCGAGCACGTGAGGCCACCCACGAGCCTCGTCAACGAGAGCTCCAGCGCGGACTTTGAAGAGACGGCTGGCAGCAGCCTTAGAGTCACCGTGACGtacggcgctgggcgagggtCGGGGGACCCCATCTACGCCTTTGCGAGCGATAAGAAGAACGTGTACAGCTgcaagctgctcgagacGGTCGAGTTCTCGCCCACGGCTGAGTTCGTAACCGAGTGCATACGCTCCTCGCAGCAGGTGCAGCGTTTTCTAGAAAGCGCCTTCGTGGGCCGCAAGCGCGTCTACATGGTGACGGGCCTCAAGATCGCCGCGGGCTTCTCCACATCATCGACCGGGGAGACGCAACACAACCCCAAGCAGAAAATCAACGTCGGCGCCACCCCCACAGGCGTGCCTACATTGCTGGGCGGGCCGGAGCTCGACATCGCGATGTCGCCGGGGCGGACCTTGGCTCACGGCTTGACGGCCAACaagatcgtcgtcgcctACCGCGTCATCCGAGTCAAGGTGAAGtgggacggcgaggcccagTACAAGTGCATGTCGGGCGGGAAGTATAGGACagacagcagcgacgaggatagtgatgatgacgacaagTCCGGCGGTAAGAAGGACCAGTGGGACCTAGAGCCACTTGACGAGGGGGACATTGCTAGGGAGTTTCCGGACGCGGTGAAGATAGATGTAGAGGAGAGCACAAATGTTGAGGCGAACGTTTGA
- a CDS encoding uncharacterized protein (EggNog:ENOG503NYKY) → MPALNGVRCGWSWTYKRADELADRQAHRRRPFSTWVKRLTNFKSSSDGDRPKRHTKIKRGKLNNPYPQSGHVGGNHNHADDYVNGNGTVNSRGNGSSYSFVTAQTGSIVSTDGATRVSADADDHAPMTAGGRSMAGTASTENEGQRSIIAPSSLAGTSRTVGGGIDSRRGGDSTFSSPAPSVRSLTTTLTTIQSLAPNGHQASGQAQHSNTQSIHFSQPFPTTSPASAIPAHLAPTPATGHPTTYSAATANGLLTDNASILTLASSSKRRRRRSMDTDASVRALAPSSLWGGSRESLPLSVLSASVDPAASSTAPGLHGSSSRIGAERTSIYSATGVASTLQGERNSVYTTKQGDGASVRSGLLGHGRPDSISGANAIATSPLASPQEEPGERHADDREDERVLRKEE, encoded by the coding sequence ATGCCCGCTCTCAACGGCGTTCGTTGCGGCTGGTCCTGGACATACAAGCGTGCTGACGAGCTTGCAGACCGACAGGCGCACCGCCGGCGACCGTTTTCGACTTGGGTCAAGCGACTGACCAACTTCAAGTCCTCGTCGGATGGCGACCGACCCAAGCGACACACCAAGATCAAGAGGGGCAAACTCAACAACCCTTACCCGCAATCGGGTCACGTCGGCGGCAATCACAACCATGCCGACGACTacgtcaacggcaacggcaccgtCAACAGTCGTGGGAACGGGAGTTCCTACTCGTTTGTCACGGCGCAGACGGGCAGCATCGTGTCGACGGATGGGGCGACTcgcgtctcggccgacgCGGATGACCACGCGCCGATGACTGCCGGAGGCCGGAGCATGGCCGGCACCGCATCGACGGAGAACGAGGGACAGCGCTCAATCATTGCGCCCAGCTCGCTTGCGGGCACGAGCCGCACCGTGGGCGGAGGCATTGACTCGAGAAGAGGCGGAGACAGCACCTTTTCCAGCCCTGCGCCCTCGGTGCGGTCCCTGACAACGACCCTGACGACCATCCAGTCATTGGCCCCCAACGGTCACCAGGCATCTGGGCAGGCTCAGCACAGCAACACGCAGTCGATCCACTTCAGCCAGCCCTTTCCgaccacgtcgcccgcctcggcaatACCGGCCCATCTAGCGCCCACCCCCGCCACGGGACACCCGACGACTtactcggcggcgacggccaacgGCCTTTTGACGGACAATGCGTCCATTTTGACCCTAGCGTCATCTAGCaagcggcgccgacgccgctccATGGACACGGATGCCTCGGTCCGCGCCCTagcgccgtcgtctctctGGGGCGGAAGCCGGGAGAGTTTGCCATTGAGcgtcttgagcgcctcggTGGACCCGGCCgcaagctcgacggcgccggggctgcatggcagcagctcgcgcaTCGGGGCAGAGCGCACAAGCATCTACTCGGCCACAGGCGTGGCGTCTACGCTGCAGGGAGAACGCAACAGCGTTTATACGACGAAACAGGGAGACGGCGCAAGCGTACGGAGCGGACTCttgggccacggccggccggacAGCATCAGCGGAGCAAACGCCATCGCAACGAGCCCGCTGGCCAGTCCCCAGGAAGAGCCGGGCGAGAGGCACGCAGATGATAGGGAAGATGAGCGAGTCCTGCGAAAGGAGGAGTAG
- a CDS encoding uncharacterized protein (EggNog:ENOG503NYKY) produces MATTDIAPEPHDRQAHRRRPFSTWVKRLTNFKSSSDGDRPKRHTKIKRGKLNNPYPQSGHVGGNHNHADDYVNGNGTVNSRGNGSSYSFVTAQTGSIVSTDGATRVSADADDHAPMTAGGRSMAGTASTENEGQRSIIAPSSLAGTSRTVGGGIDSRRGGDSTFSSPAPSVRSLTTTLTTIQSLAPNGHQASGQAQHSNTQSIHFSQPFPTTSPASAIPAHLAPTPATGHPTTYSAATANGLLTDNASILTLASSSKRRRRRSMDTDASVRALAPSSLWGGSRESLPLSVLSASVDPAASSTAPGLHGSSSRIGAERTSIYSATGVASTLQGERNSVYTTKQGDGASVRSGLLGHGRPDSISGANAIATSPLASPQEEPGERHADDREDERVLRKEE; encoded by the exons ATGGCCACTACAGATATTGCGCCCGAGCCGCACG ACCGACAGGCGCACCGCCGGCGACCGTTTTCGACTTGGGTCAAGCGACTGACCAACTTCAAGTCCTCGTCGGATGGCGACCGACCCAAGCGACACACCAAGATCAAGAGGGGCAAACTCAACAACCCTTACCCGCAATCGGGTCACGTCGGCGGCAATCACAACCATGCCGACGACTacgtcaacggcaacggcaccgtCAACAGTCGTGGGAACGGGAGTTCCTACTCGTTTGTCACGGCGCAGACGGGCAGCATCGTGTCGACGGATGGGGCGACTcgcgtctcggccgacgCGGATGACCACGCGCCGATGACTGCCGGAGGCCGGAGCATGGCCGGCACCGCATCGACGGAGAACGAGGGACAGCGCTCAATCATTGCGCCCAGCTCGCTTGCGGGCACGAGCCGCACCGTGGGCGGAGGCATTGACTCGAGAAGAGGCGGAGACAGCACCTTTTCCAGCCCTGCGCCCTCGGTGCGGTCCCTGACAACGACCCTGACGACCATCCAGTCATTGGCCCCCAACGGTCACCAGGCATCTGGGCAGGCTCAGCACAGCAACACGCAGTCGATCCACTTCAGCCAGCCCTTTCCgaccacgtcgcccgcctcggcaatACCGGCCCATCTAGCGCCCACCCCCGCCACGGGACACCCGACGACTtactcggcggcgacggccaacgGCCTTTTGACGGACAATGCGTCCATTTTGACCCTAGCGTCATCTAGCaagcggcgccgacgccgctccATGGACACGGATGCCTCGGTCCGCGCCCTagcgccgtcgtctctctGGGGCGGAAGCCGGGAGAGTTTGCCATTGAGcgtcttgagcgcctcggTGGACCCGGCCgcaagctcgacggcgccggggctgcatggcagcagctcgcgcaTCGGGGCAGAGCGCACAAGCATCTACTCGGCCACAGGCGTGGCGTCTACGCTGCAGGGAGAACGCAACAGCGTTTATACGACGAAACAGGGAGACGGCGCAAGCGTACGGAGCGGACTCttgggccacggccggccggacAGCATCAGCGGAGCAAACGCCATCGCAACGAGCCCGCTGGCCAGTCCCCAGGAAGAGCCGGGCGAGAGGCACGCAGATGATAGGGAAGATGAGCGAGTCCTGCGAAAGGAGGAGTAG
- the ras2_2 gene encoding RAS2 protein (COG:S~EggNog:ENOG503NW4A) yields MEIIRLAQSETLPAQNETGDVSVVTNEVDDRQQPGELQRPWASSDNCALYKLVVLGHPGSGKTAMVTQFCLNHFVETYDPTIEDSYRKQVVVDGQPCMIEVLDTAGHEEYTALRDQWIRDAEGFIIEYSISSRRAFKEVRRFHTQVMRVKGMQSAISSISRSEGLPEDLPPPVVLVGNKCDKITEREVSTKEGYDLAREMECEFVKCSAKNSINDEKTFYDVVRALRQQQRVATPRSWWLTRPGEKPESPPTTVFGGLVDRVKGAARRVFKD; encoded by the exons ATGGAGATCATCCGCTTAGCCCAGTCGGAGACGCTGCCAGCACAGAATGAGACGGGAGATGTTAGCGTAGTCACGAATGAAGTAGACGACAG ACAACAACCCGGCGAGCTCCAACGTCCATGGGCCTCGTCGGATAACTGTG CTCTATACAAACTGGTGGTTTTAGGGCATCCCGGCTCGGGCAAAACCGCCATGGTAACCCAG TTTTGCTTAAATCATTTTGTAGAGACTTACGACCCCACGATTGAAGATTCCTATCGCAAACAAGTCGTTGTTGACGGCCAGCCGTGCATGATTGAGGTCCTTGACACGGCCGGGCACGAAGAGTATACCGCCCTTAGAGATCAATGGATTCGCGACGCGGAAGGGTTCATCATCGAATATTCCATCAGCAGCCGGCGGGCCTTCAAGGAAGTGCGAAGGTTCCATACGCAGGTAATGCGGGTCAAGGGCATGCAGAGTGCaatcagcagcatcagccgATCTGAGGGCCTGCCCGAAGACTTGCCACCGCCGGTTGTACTGGTCGGGAACAAGTGCGACAAGATCACCGAACGCGAGGTGTCCACGAAAGAGGGGTATGATCTAGCAAGGGAGATGGAATGCGAGTTTGTCAAATGTTCTGCAAAGAACAGCATCAACGATGAGAAGACATTCTACGATGTCGTTCGGGCAttgcgccagcagcagcgggttGCGACTCCGCGAAGTTGGTGGTTGACGCGCCCGGGAGAAAAGCCGGAATCGCCCCCCACGACGGTGTTTGGAGGTTTGGTAGACAGGGTCAAGGGGGCCGCGAGGAGGGTGTTCAAGGATTGA
- a CDS encoding uncharacterized protein (EggNog:ENOG503PCQV~TransMembrane:2 (n4-14c18/19o437-455i867-889o)~SECRETED:SignalP(1-18~SECRETED:cutsite=ALA-KE~SECRETED:prob=0.7077)~COG:O~MEROPS:MER0000310): MWQLVLLSQVIPAFGALAKEFEEREISDQSLADDARDCYSDIISIGQALFVSRGEWAPSVRDDVLMGLLEALETRLPKGWGPSLFYFTASTSAGEQDEEGRFPRLKDLSKSLRSNDLGGFDECLELPSQPGEVRDEYLTLVGRKVSLFHKRERQSRAERQTFVRRIRLAGKHLLDVYCRDTSTADVEEFNLSQHPSHGMKELANRLYTLLERHWNCRCPQHQQAAGLTGKREARLSLIQYRQLAPKVTASEAPAQSYCPAKFEVLLPVCRDIIEWKVTNVEVKRQTAQSVARPDRHLVSDDICQWLFDSDGFQVDFVAEYNSLWHLTPNLLDGVADSYTVMESLDQLLGDGAAISDVAKYTPREKLTLCYILANSMLFLYPGSWFHSTWSSMNVYFVCRANGSSQSPVSSPVLTFPYLSVELQQAQQQKSPRPHMQYHPHPAVLALGIIFLEIATGDKFNRSQEKEQWKAFNYDGLHALKRLEECEARSERDRSKRISPALYKATRSCLKLEPPSNFPSQSLAHEGPIRQYILSCIIQPLASELRDGYKVRLEELGKFLMSEKAMESSNKSTGQHTCKRGTTARRRSSAAAVDLSLAELEERVEITIGKRREICLLADGRDTDGETRVDPVKVSMAERWLEYHKDATSRIRNELRNSTLCDAQRVKIAILDSGIELSGTQKAQYGFDARVLYRSFVDPERANTQWNDEDGHGTHLAVLLREIAENAVICVARVFKKKPHIVESAESIAKALRYAVDTWQVDIVVMSFGFGEENGTVSEAIDYAASKKVLMFAAASNDGKNRPDGVAWPASRTDVFCVHAADGYGNPSLFTPSPQDNMRVMALGECVRSAWPPFPESSKRKMPDNRKLMSGTSCAAVITAGIAAVVLDYARGYLGEQEWWRLRRYDSMWRMFKELGGKGSTTGYWWINYWTLFDPKRRAPWIKETIRGFIES, from the exons ATGTGGCAGTTAGTGCTTCTCAGCCAGGTCATTCCGGCCTTTGGGGCTCTGGCCAAGGAAttcgaggagcgcgagatTTCGGACCAGAgcctggccgacgacgcccgggACTGCTACTCAGACATTATCAGCATAGGGCAGGCACTGTTCGTGTCTCGCGGAGAATGGGCTCCCAGCGTTAGGGACGACGTCCTCATGGGCCTCCTGGAGGCTCTCGAGACCAGGCTGCCCAAGGGTTGGGGCCCTAGCCTCTTCTACTTCACCGCATCGACCTCGGCTGGGGAAcaagacgaggagggcaggTTCCCACGACTAAAGGACCTGTCCAAGTCCCTGAGGTCGAATGACCTCGGGGGTTTCGACGAGTGCCTCGAATTGCCCTCTCAGCccggcgaggtgcgcgatGAATACCTGACCCTCGTGGGCCGCAAGGTGTCCCTATTCCACAAGCGCGAGAGGCAGTCCAGGGCGGAGCGCCAAACGTTTGTCCGCCGCATCAGACTTGCCGGAAAGCACCTTTTGGACGTGTACTGCAGAGATACCTCCACCGCCGATGTCGAAGAGTTCAACCTCTCGCAACATCCCAGCCATGGGATGAAGGAGCTGGCCAACCGTCTTTACACTCTTCTGGAGCGGCACTGGAATTGTCGCTGTCCTCAGCACCAACAGGCAGCCGGGCTGACTGGGAAGCGAGAGGCGAGGCTCAGCCTGATACAATATCGCCAGCTGGCGCCCAAGGTGACAGCAAGTGAAGCACCGGCGCAGAGCTATTGCCCTGCCAAGTTCGAGGTCCTCCTCCCTGTTTGCAGGGACATCATCGAGTGGAAGGTAACTAATGTCGAGGTCAAGAGACAAAC GGCCCAGTCAGTGGCCAGACCCGACCGGCACTTGGTCAGTGACGACATCTGCCAGTGGCTATTCGACAGCGACGGGTTCCAAGTCGACTTCGTGGCCGAGTACAACTCGCTATGGCACCTCACGCCCAATTTGCTCGACGGTGTCGCTGACAGCTATACGGTCATGGAGAGCCTCGACCAACTTCTGGGGGACGGTGCCGCCATATCGGATGTCGCGAAATACACGCCTCGGGAGAAGCTAACTCTGTGCTATATTCTCGCCAACTCCATGCTGTTTCTGTATCCGGGCTCCTGGTTTCACTCGACGTGGAGTAGTATGAACGTCTACTTTGTCTGCCGCGCCAACGGCTCGAGTCAGTCGCCGGTGTCGTCGCCAGTGCTAACCTTCCCATACCTATCAGTCGAACTCCAACAGGCACAACAACAGAAGTCTCCAAGGCCCCACATGCAATACCACCCACACCCTGCCGTCCTGGCTCTCGGAATCATCTTTCTCGAGATCGCCACGGGTGACAAATTCAACAGGTCACAGGAGAAGGAGCAGTGGAAGGCGTTCAACTACGACGGCCTGCATGCTTTGAAAAGGCTGGAAGAGTGTGAGGCACGGAGTGAGCGAGACCGGTCTAAACGCATATCGCCCGCCTTGTATAAAGCCACTCGATCCTGTCTGAAACTGGAACCGCCATCCAACTTCCCAAGCCAAAGTCTCGCGCACGAGGGCCCGATCCGACAGTATATATTGTCATGCATCATTCAGCCTTTGGCGTCGGAGCTCAGGGACGGATACAAGGTCCGTCTCGAAGAACTTGGCAAGTTTCTCATGTCAGAGAAGGCCATGGAAAGCAGCAACAAGTCGACGGGCCAGCATACATGTAAACGGGGGACCACTGCCCGACGGCGGTCGtcggctgccgccgtcgacttgtctcttgccgagctcgagg AGAGGGTAGAAATTACGATTGGAAAAAGACGCGAGATTTGTCTTCTTGCAGACGGTCGGGACACGGACGGCGAAACACGAGTCGATCCAGTCAA AGTATCCATGGCGGAGAGGTGGCTCGAATATCACAAAGATGCCACCAGCCGCATACGGAACGAGCTCCGCAACTCCACGCTCTGTGATGCACAAAGGGTCAAGATCGCCATCTTGGACAGCGGCATCGAGCTGTCAGGCACCCAAAAAGCCCAGTACGGCTTCGATGCAAGGGTGCTGTATCGCAGTTTTGTTGACCCGGAGAGGGCCAACACACAATGGAatgatgaagacggccacgggacgcacctcgccgtcctcctccgcgaGATTGCGGAGAATGCCGTCATTTGCGTCGCGAGAGTCTTTAAGAAGAAGCCGCATATCGTCGAGTCAGCAGAAAGCATTGCCAAG GCTCTCCGATACGCCGTGGATACGTGGCAGGTCGACATTGTCGTCATGTCCTTCGGCTTCGGAGAGGAAAACGGCACGGTCTCTGAAGCAATTGACTACGCGGCATCCAAGAAGGTGCTTATgttcgcggcggcctcgaacGACGGCAAGAACCGTCCCGACGGAGTCGCGTGGCCGGCATCTCGGACTGACGTGTTCTGTGTCCACGCGGCTGATGGCTACGGCAACCCCTCGCTCTTCACACCGAGCCCCCAGGACAACATGCGTGTCATGGCCCTTGGGGAGTGCGTCCGCTCGGCCTGGCCACCGTTTCCAGAGAGCTCGAAGCGTAAGATGCCCGACAACCGCAAACTCATGAGCGGCACGTCATGCGCCGCAGTCATTACGGCGGGCATTGCAGCCGTCGTTCTCGACTACGCGAGGGGTtacctcggcgagcaggagTGGTGGCGTCTCCGGCGATACGACTCCATGTGGCGGATGTTCAAGGAGCTCGGGGGTAAGGGTAGTACCACGGGATACTGGTGGATTAATTATTGGACCTTGTTTGACCCCAAGCGGAGGGCGCCGTGGATAAAGGAAACCATTAGGGGTTTTATAGAGAGCTAG
- a CDS encoding uncharacterized protein (COG:S~EggNog:ENOG503P0DM), giving the protein MADLAETESDLQKQSGSLTEIELAQPETDPQETASLKHIAECCERRLYKLLQDEEDQEDIVKARHGHWTSRQYAEFNLWCAKVGIQGEGLRSIDVRLKDVPDICKLLRRLLQSLERDLNELEQPSESCEQIIGTDDDYNDDDDDNDDAESDASLLSFEALSSAEHSQAGSAPDTPALSSRKRRMALQAYIEDTIDRLHGHALRIGDAGANRRRR; this is encoded by the exons ATGGCGGACTTGGCGGAGACTGAGTCGGATCTTCAGAAGCAGTCTGGCAGCCTAACGGAGATCGAGTTGGCACAACCCGAGACGGATCCTCAAGAGACCGCCAGCCTCAAGCATATCGCCGAATGCTGCGAGCGACGTCTGTACAAGCTCTtgcaggacgaggaggaccagGAGGACATTGTCAAGGCAAGACATGGGCACTGGACGTCTCGCCAGTATGCCGAGTTCAACCTGTGGTGCGCCAAAGTCGGCATCCAAGGCGAGGGCCTTCGGTCAATCGACGTTCGGCTTAAAGACGTGCCCGATATCTGTAAACTTCTCAGACGACTGCTTCAGTCGCTGGAGCGGGACCTTAATG AGCTGGAACAACCATCTGAGTCATGTGAGCAAATAATTGGtaccgacgacgactacaacgatgatgacgatgataATGATGATGCCGAGTCGGACGCTTCGCTGCTCTCTTTCGAGGCTCTATCCTCTGCCGAGCACTCCCAGGCGGGTAGTGCTCCTGATACTCCAGCACTGTCATCGAGGAAACGGAGAATGGCGCTACAAGCCTACATCGAAGACACCATCGACCGACTGCATGGACATGCACTTCGAATTGGAGACGCCGGAGCTAATCGCCGGCGTAGATGA
- a CDS encoding uncharacterized protein (EggNog:ENOG503PI07~TransMembrane:1 (n6-18c26/27o189-213i)~SECRETED:SignalP(1-26~SECRETED:cutsite=TAA-DF~SECRETED:prob=0.4293)), with translation MVTRPLLLVFLAAVLTGLVGTRRTAADFVHPPPFSSTADRYQDNPRYEWGKNITVEWKFTTPNETDLVLGLEFPRRIEHPDDATYRIIYRNLSEATTSMPWNVTLIGDEDLVPATFDAICYLVHVYAGTTLVKDQSAYFNVSLPRKAAPSPTTITTTAAVSTPTPTRSTAPSSTGGGGGSGSTTLSHGAAAGIGVGVTLAVLVVLGGLGFLLWRRWQRRRDATHETPGDLGSRDAEEGQKQQQQLLDTKAAGPEPQEMGGGGGWEKQNPLEISELDGGQSSFVHEKP, from the exons ATGGTGActcggccgctgctgctggtgttcCTGGCGGCCGTCCTgacgggcctcgtcgggaCGAGGCGCACCGCCGCAGACTTTGTCCACCCGCCGCCATTCTCCTCCACGGCCGACAGGTATCAGGACAACCCGCGGTATGAGTGGGGAAAGAACATCACCGTCGAGTGGAAGTTCACGACGCCCAACGAAACCGACCTGGTGCTGGGCCTCGAGTTCCCCAGGAGGATTGAGCatcccgacgacgccacgtATCGAATAATTTACC GCAACTTGTCCGAGGCCACCACGAGCATGCCCTGGAATGTCACCCTgatcggcgacgaggaccttgTGCCGGCCACCTTCGACGCCATATGCTACCTGGTGCACGTCTACGCGGGCACCACACTAGTCAAGGACCAGTCGGCCTACTTCAACGTATCCCTCCCCCGCAAAGCAGCGCCATCCCCGACGACCATCACCACAACCGCGGCGgtctcgacgccgacccCCACGCGGTCGAccgcgccctcctcgacggggggtggcggcggtagtggctcgacgacactctcccacggcgcggcggcgggcatcggcgtcggcgtgacGCTTGCCGTGCTCGTTGTCCTGGGGGGCCTGGGCTTCCTGCTGTGGAGGCGCTGGCAgaggcgccgcgacgcgacCCACGAGACGCCGGGGGATCTTGGGTCTCGCGACGCTGAAGAGGGGcaaaagcagcagcaacagctgTTGGATACGAAGGCCGCCGGGCCGGAGCCGCAGGAGATggggggcggtggtggatggGAGAAGCAGAATCCGTTGGAGATATCGGAGCTGGACGGCGGGCAGAGCAGCTTTGTACACGAAAAGCCATGA